Proteins encoded in a region of the Mucilaginibacter sabulilitoris genome:
- a CDS encoding glycosyltransferase family 2 protein, producing the protein MTYSLLVPCYNAEKYVVSFLSNLSKLHKPFDEVIFYDDASTDATMQLLLAGGHQVIKGDINKGPGYARNRLAHAATGDYIHFHDIDDEFNLGFLLFAAEKAAEPGSDVIVGQADWIDAVTREVMISWRYNHVEISNDPLSYFLAHPLGVINTLCKRSVFLQINGFNEDIRCWEDADLHIRLAAAGAGFAVIDEILAYSLRHHHGISRDQTWCWNCRLKFLEGYFKLYSKRVDRGILKEELKKIQQVLVITAQYRRLSKIIRLNQVYQLGIPTRNISILYYLNKIIPALVLSRLLRLYTGSNS; encoded by the coding sequence ATGACCTATTCGCTCCTTGTTCCGTGTTACAATGCAGAAAAATATGTCGTGTCATTCCTCAGCAACCTGTCGAAGCTGCACAAACCCTTCGACGAGGTTATATTTTATGATGATGCCAGTACAGATGCTACCATGCAGTTATTACTGGCCGGCGGTCACCAGGTCATCAAAGGGGATATCAATAAAGGTCCGGGATATGCGCGGAACAGATTGGCCCATGCCGCCACAGGCGACTATATACATTTTCATGATATTGATGATGAATTTAATCTCGGTTTTTTATTGTTCGCAGCCGAAAAAGCGGCCGAACCAGGCAGCGATGTCATCGTGGGCCAGGCCGACTGGATTGACGCGGTCACCCGTGAGGTGATGATCAGCTGGCGGTATAATCATGTTGAAATAAGCAATGATCCCCTGTCCTATTTCCTGGCCCATCCTTTAGGTGTCATCAACACACTCTGTAAACGATCTGTGTTTTTACAAATAAATGGTTTCAACGAGGACATCAGGTGTTGGGAAGACGCCGATTTGCATATTCGGCTGGCCGCCGCCGGAGCCGGATTTGCCGTCATTGATGAAATACTCGCGTATTCCCTCCGGCATCATCATGGTATCAGCCGGGATCAAACATGGTGCTGGAACTGCAGGCTGAAATTTTTGGAAGGATACTTCAAACTTTATTCAAAAAGGGTGGACCGGGGGATCCTTAAAGAAGAGCTGAAAAAAATTCAGCAAGTATTGGTCATTACTGCGCAATACAGGCGTTTATCCAAGATCATTCGCCTAAACCAGGTTTACCAACTTGGAATTCCGACGCGAAACATCAGTATACTTTATTACCTTAACAAAATAATCCCTGCGCTGGTCCTCAGCCGTCTTCTGAGGCTTTATACAGGCTCCAATTCTTAA
- a CDS encoding class I SAM-dependent methyltransferase yields MKKLLSIKGLKSIFHILKFRIQLRLLKSVIRDTNAWLLFDQAGIAGFGVNLIRLYFPIYYDKKESRASFSAPVEKQFSEIFDNADTGRFQADILVMLQEIIQLPVKETHSTTPYLDNYYFGIYDASVLGTMMMHFKPSKIVEIGSGMSTRYMKLFKTRLGLTTEICCIDPFPRTEIENVADSIFRQPLEHINEREVFDLKSGDIIFMDGSHYTFQGNDTLTLFFKLLPSLPPGVIIHIHDIFLPYDYSDKVAQQLWSEQYLLAALLSGGFRGLRVLYPAYYLSKTAPVIKDTLAGINRSFENTTFACGPDHTEGYSFWFKKI; encoded by the coding sequence TTGAAAAAGTTACTTTCCATCAAAGGGCTTAAAAGCATTTTCCATATCCTCAAATTCAGGATACAGCTCCGGCTATTGAAATCGGTTATCCGAGATACAAACGCCTGGCTGTTGTTTGACCAGGCGGGGATCGCCGGTTTTGGTGTCAATCTGATCAGGTTATATTTCCCGATCTACTACGATAAAAAAGAATCAAGAGCATCCTTTTCAGCCCCTGTCGAAAAACAATTCAGTGAAATTTTTGACAATGCTGATACCGGCAGATTTCAGGCTGACATACTGGTCATGCTTCAGGAGATCATACAATTACCTGTAAAAGAAACGCACAGCACCACCCCGTACCTGGATAACTATTATTTTGGCATCTATGACGCGTCCGTACTTGGAACCATGATGATGCATTTTAAGCCGTCTAAGATCGTGGAGATTGGTTCGGGTATGTCAACCAGGTATATGAAGCTTTTTAAAACCAGGCTCGGACTGACGACCGAGATCTGCTGTATAGACCCCTTTCCCCGGACGGAAATCGAAAATGTCGCGGACTCGATCTTTCGGCAACCATTGGAGCATATCAACGAACGGGAAGTATTTGATCTGAAAAGCGGCGACATCATATTTATGGACGGCTCTCATTATACCTTCCAGGGTAATGACACGTTAACGCTGTTTTTCAAACTTTTGCCTTCGCTGCCGCCAGGGGTAATTATCCACATTCACGATATTTTTTTACCTTATGACTACAGCGATAAGGTCGCGCAGCAATTATGGTCGGAACAATATCTACTGGCTGCGTTGTTATCAGGCGGTTTCCGGGGTCTCAGGGTGCTTTATCCGGCTTATTATTTATCAAAAACGGCCCCCGTCATAAAAGATACGTTAGCCGGGATAAACCGTTCATTTGAAAATACAACCTTTGCGTGCGGCCCTGATCATACCGAAGGATACAGCTTTTGGTTCAAAAAGATATAA
- a CDS encoding glycosyltransferase has translation MEDGLNNYKIQSLWIGGELSKVEQLCIQSFLDHGHEFHLYTYETVSNLPPKTQIFDAGSILPKEKIFTFDTGWGKGSVAGFADYFRLLLLQRNGGWWTDMDVVCLKPFDFAREIVFCSSTEGEYGSLANNSVFKVPKNAPFLDHCIHRLSLGDISKMTYGSAGPFLFQSVIKELQLEDQIVPYHYFNPISWRYVGELILDQMTRADKIKEYVRPFLKPHTMPGRRIVKASYAVHFWNEIWRSSRFDKNARYSASCLFEQLKRKHGIK, from the coding sequence GTGGAAGACGGTCTGAATAATTATAAAATACAATCACTTTGGATAGGCGGCGAATTGTCCAAAGTTGAACAGCTGTGCATACAATCATTCCTTGATCATGGGCATGAATTTCATCTATATACCTATGAAACGGTCAGTAATCTTCCCCCGAAAACCCAAATATTCGATGCAGGAAGCATTCTGCCGAAGGAAAAGATCTTCACCTTTGATACAGGTTGGGGGAAAGGTTCAGTGGCAGGCTTTGCAGATTATTTCAGACTATTACTGTTACAGCGCAACGGCGGATGGTGGACTGACATGGATGTTGTTTGTTTAAAGCCATTTGACTTTGCCCGGGAGATTGTTTTTTGCTCCAGTACGGAAGGGGAATATGGTTCGTTAGCCAATAACAGCGTTTTTAAGGTACCAAAAAACGCGCCGTTCCTGGACCATTGTATTCACAGGCTGTCACTCGGGGACATCAGCAAGATGACATACGGTTCGGCCGGACCGTTTTTATTCCAGTCGGTAATTAAGGAACTGCAGCTGGAAGACCAGATTGTACCCTATCATTATTTTAATCCCATATCCTGGAGATATGTCGGGGAATTAATTTTAGATCAAATGACACGGGCCGATAAAATCAAAGAATATGTCAGACCCTTTCTGAAGCCTCATACGATGCCTGGCCGGAGAATAGTTAAAGCGTCATATGCAGTACATTTTTGGAACGAGATATGGAGAAGCAGCCGGTTTGACAAAAACGCCCGGTACAGCGCGTCGTGCCTGTTTGAGCAGTTAAAACGTAAACATGGAATTAAATAA
- a CDS encoding acyltransferase, whose translation MLITTYTRKLVHYLLILFYRTKGIAIMSRCKIHYQALLTRGVSNGQKGKVMVGKGGELSKGVVLNAYGGSIIIQENTFLGEYVVIYGHGGVQIGKNTLIAMHCCIVSSNHAIPAKATLIRSRGDVLLPVNIGNDVWMGAGAKVLGGVTIGDGCIIGAGAVVTRSLPPYAIAVGVPAQIINFRND comes from the coding sequence ATGCTGATCACGACCTATACCAGGAAACTGGTTCATTATCTGCTCATTCTTTTTTACCGTACCAAGGGAATCGCCATCATGTCCCGTTGCAAAATACACTACCAGGCGCTGCTGACCCGGGGCGTGTCAAACGGACAGAAAGGCAAAGTAATGGTCGGTAAGGGCGGTGAACTATCCAAAGGGGTGGTTTTAAATGCCTATGGCGGGAGTATCATCATACAGGAAAACACCTTTTTAGGAGAATATGTCGTTATTTACGGTCATGGCGGCGTCCAAATCGGCAAAAACACGTTGATCGCCATGCATTGCTGCATTGTTAGTTCCAACCATGCTATACCAGCGAAAGCAACACTCATCAGATCCCGGGGAGATGTATTGCTTCCGGTTAACATCGGAAACGACGTCTGGATGGGCGCCGGTGCAAAAGTTCTCGGCGGCGTAACCATTGGCGATGGGTGTATTATCGGGGCAGGTGCAGTGGTTACCAGGAGTTTACCACCCTACGCAATTGCAGTGGGTGTTCCCGCGCAGATCATTAATTTCAGAAATGATTAA
- a CDS encoding acyltransferase family protein, with protein MNISASNPQKHNPVIDMLRFFAAFMVFVFHLNTFVPPAANWYRSVVKYGWLGVPVFFVISGYCILLSADSAENGQAFLRKRFFRIFPAYWVSLIIVLVAALFQKIYTGTNSVANIPRNALQLAGTLSLFTWPFNHIKITNWVYWTLTCELLFYLLISLLFLVRNKYRIFALIIISLISVELPHQNEGYLFFFDHWSTFCCGISLFFFFRNATRSDWLYWSLFSGINAYNLVIKNFQVQKNEYTIAALLTILIIAFSHYSKPSKNILATLGLYSYSLYLIHVPIGVFILGYYKSQAVVRSTFLTVAFDLAAYFLITLVAAFMFKFVEKPCIDYGRKRTKMQTNHVGT; from the coding sequence ATGAACATATCAGCCAGTAACCCGCAAAAGCATAACCCGGTCATCGATATGTTAAGGTTTTTCGCCGCGTTCATGGTGTTTGTATTCCATTTAAACACATTTGTCCCTCCTGCCGCCAACTGGTACCGCTCCGTAGTAAAATACGGATGGCTCGGGGTACCCGTTTTTTTTGTCATCAGCGGCTACTGCATTTTGCTTTCGGCCGATAGCGCTGAAAATGGTCAGGCGTTTTTACGCAAAAGATTTTTCCGGATTTTTCCGGCTTACTGGGTTAGCCTGATCATCGTTTTGGTTGCGGCGTTATTTCAGAAGATTTATACGGGCACTAACTCCGTGGCCAACATTCCCCGAAACGCCCTACAGCTCGCAGGTACGCTGAGTTTGTTCACCTGGCCATTTAACCATATCAAAATTACCAACTGGGTCTACTGGACATTGACTTGTGAGCTGCTGTTCTATCTCCTAATAAGCCTGTTATTTTTAGTCAGAAACAAATACAGGATATTCGCGCTCATCATCATCTCCCTGATTTCGGTGGAGCTGCCCCATCAAAACGAAGGTTATTTGTTTTTCTTTGATCACTGGTCGACATTTTGCTGCGGCATAAGCCTGTTTTTTTTCTTTCGCAATGCGACCAGGTCAGATTGGCTTTACTGGAGCTTATTCTCGGGCATAAACGCCTATAACTTAGTGATTAAAAATTTCCAGGTCCAGAAGAACGAATATACCATAGCTGCACTGCTGACCATATTGATCATCGCCTTTAGCCATTATTCCAAACCATCCAAAAACATTTTGGCGACACTTGGTCTGTATTCCTATTCGCTTTATCTGATCCATGTTCCTATAGGCGTTTTCATATTAGGTTATTATAAAAGCCAGGCTGTCGTCAGGAGCACTTTTCTTACCGTGGCCTTTGACCTTGCCGCGTATTTCCTGATCACGCTGGTGGCCGCTTTCATGTTTAAATTCGTCGAAAAACCCTGCATAGATTACGGAAGAAAACGAACAAAAATGCAAACAAATCACGTGGGCACATGA
- a CDS encoding class I SAM-dependent methyltransferase — MYQLKKRLKKFLGLLPWQEDEAGQQKQIDSYFKRNEIKKIQFGCGPNYLADWLNTDICKSSDDVVYMDITRQLPLPAGTVHFITSEHLLEHITFCKAREFLKECFRVLKPGGIIRITTPDLETVIDLYTNQKEDARAYVDHIVRHFIPGVTYNENVFVINNAFRNWGHQFLYDRSTLVHLLEETGYIAIEQVLPGESKHPLLQKIDFRDQSGFKKINEFEVMVFEAARP, encoded by the coding sequence ATGTACCAATTAAAAAAAAGGCTTAAAAAGTTTCTGGGTTTACTCCCCTGGCAGGAAGATGAAGCCGGGCAGCAAAAACAGATCGATAGCTACTTTAAGCGCAACGAAATAAAAAAAATCCAGTTTGGCTGCGGCCCGAACTACTTGGCTGACTGGTTAAATACGGATATCTGTAAAAGTTCGGATGATGTGGTATATATGGATATTACCAGACAGCTTCCCCTGCCGGCAGGTACTGTTCATTTTATCACGTCAGAACATTTATTAGAGCATATCACCTTTTGCAAGGCCAGGGAATTCTTAAAAGAGTGTTTCCGGGTACTAAAGCCCGGCGGGATAATCAGGATAACAACGCCCGACCTGGAAACGGTCATTGACCTGTACACGAACCAGAAAGAAGACGCCCGTGCCTATGTCGATCACATTGTCCGCCATTTTATACCAGGGGTGACCTATAACGAAAATGTTTTTGTCATCAACAATGCGTTCAGAAACTGGGGGCACCAATTTTTATATGACAGGTCTACGCTTGTTCATTTACTGGAAGAAACGGGTTATATTGCCATAGAACAGGTATTGCCGGGAGAAAGCAAACACCCCCTGCTTCAGAAAATCGACTTTAGGGACCAGTCCGGATTCAAAAAAATAAATGAATTTGAAGTGATGGTATTTGAAGCCGCAAGACCTTAA
- a CDS encoding glycosyltransferase family 2 protein has protein sequence MELNKPEYLPVPDNPLISVCVPAFNCGKFITETLTCLVDQTYTNIEIIVVNDGSTDDTLTKVRAIKDRRLTIIDGINKGAANARNTAYGFAHGAYVIFFDADDYVGPDFISLQARYIRGTKNDVVMAAWGRFYQEDLKSLKRDHLPGTAMTFREWVNLYWYNCNPMTNPGRALIPAALIKKAGLWNPELSLNDDLEFFTRIFLNADKIIFNAEALFHYRSGIGGLSGKKSRAAYQSSFTALAQATEMALKHFSHEGLVRQSCANLWQGLIYELYPDETEITRLAQEKVDELGGATLAFPCGGYTRYLAALVGWKLTKQLKSKLAR, from the coding sequence ATGGAATTAAATAAACCGGAGTATTTGCCTGTCCCTGACAATCCCTTGATTTCGGTTTGTGTGCCCGCTTTTAACTGCGGCAAGTTTATAACCGAAACGCTGACCTGCCTGGTTGACCAGACTTACACCAATATCGAAATCATTGTAGTAAACGATGGGTCAACGGATGATACGTTAACAAAAGTCAGGGCCATAAAGGACAGGAGGCTTACGATAATCGATGGGATTAACAAGGGAGCAGCTAACGCGAGAAATACGGCGTACGGTTTTGCTCATGGAGCGTATGTTATTTTCTTTGATGCTGACGACTATGTCGGACCGGATTTCATTTCTTTACAAGCCCGATACATCAGGGGCACAAAAAACGATGTCGTCATGGCCGCCTGGGGGAGATTTTACCAGGAGGATCTGAAATCCCTGAAACGAGATCATTTACCTGGTACAGCGATGACCTTCAGAGAGTGGGTCAACCTTTATTGGTATAACTGCAACCCGATGACAAACCCGGGCAGAGCCCTTATCCCCGCTGCATTAATAAAAAAAGCGGGGTTATGGAATCCGGAGCTTAGCCTTAACGATGACCTTGAATTCTTTACAAGAATATTTTTAAATGCGGACAAGATAATCTTTAATGCAGAGGCCCTTTTTCACTACCGGTCCGGTATAGGCGGCCTGTCAGGGAAAAAAAGCCGGGCGGCTTATCAGTCATCTTTCACTGCGCTGGCACAGGCGACCGAAATGGCTTTGAAACATTTCAGTCATGAGGGCCTGGTGAGGCAAAGCTGTGCAAATCTCTGGCAGGGTTTAATTTATGAGCTGTACCCGGATGAAACGGAGATCACCCGCCTTGCGCAGGAGAAGGTTGACGAATTGGGAGGGGCCACACTGGCGTTCCCCTGCGGAGGATATACCCGCTATTTAGCGGCTTTGGTCGGGTGGAAATTAACCAAACAACTTAAATCGAAACTGGCCAGGTGA
- a CDS encoding glycosyltransferase, translating into MINLISVIIPTYNPDLKILDQTLYALQNQTLDLSLWELIIVDNGSVPDVRLNLNWHPQYTLIKSPDPGLTYARVKGFEHSKGDLVIMVDDDNVLNKDYLQCARQLFDSNLMLGAAGGKSLPEFEKIPPDWLKDFHSNLAVRDLGDSTEISSWNNTYPACAPIGAGMCVRKAAVASYVNKIHTGMSIITDRKGDALSSGGDNDLVVDILKSGWQVGYFPELVLRHIIPGKRMQPGYMANLVNSSNKSWVQLLDSHQINPWKKIPRWTVPIRKMKAWIACKSWQNKSNYIRWRGICGMYDGLAR; encoded by the coding sequence ATGATTAATTTGATATCGGTCATCATACCAACTTATAACCCTGATTTAAAAATATTAGATCAAACATTATACGCCCTGCAAAACCAGACCCTGGATCTAAGCCTATGGGAGCTTATTATTGTCGACAACGGCTCTGTTCCGGATGTCCGGCTTAACCTGAACTGGCATCCACAGTATACATTAATTAAATCACCGGATCCGGGGCTTACCTACGCCAGGGTTAAGGGTTTCGAACACAGTAAGGGCGATCTGGTGATTATGGTGGATGACGATAATGTTTTAAATAAAGATTACTTACAATGCGCCCGGCAGCTATTCGATTCAAACCTCATGCTTGGGGCGGCAGGGGGCAAGTCATTACCCGAATTTGAAAAGATACCGCCGGATTGGCTGAAAGATTTCCATTCAAATCTTGCGGTCCGGGATTTGGGGGACAGCACCGAGATCAGTTCCTGGAACAACACATATCCCGCCTGTGCCCCGATTGGCGCAGGTATGTGTGTTAGAAAAGCGGCGGTCGCCTCCTACGTCAATAAAATCCACACCGGCATGAGCATCATCACGGACAGGAAAGGGGATGCTTTGAGTTCGGGCGGCGACAATGACCTGGTGGTCGACATTCTTAAATCCGGATGGCAGGTTGGTTATTTTCCGGAACTGGTACTGCGGCACATCATACCCGGGAAACGAATGCAACCGGGCTATATGGCAAACCTGGTTAACAGCAGCAATAAGTCCTGGGTGCAGCTATTGGATAGCCATCAGATCAATCCATGGAAAAAAATCCCCCGGTGGACTGTTCCGATCCGAAAAATGAAAGCCTGGATAGCCTGTAAAAGCTGGCAAAACAAAAGCAATTATATCAGGTGGCGGGGCATTTGCGGGATGTACGACGGTTTGGCCCGGTAA